The Rhizobium sp. BT03 genome has a window encoding:
- a CDS encoding aldo/keto reductase: protein MKYNSLGRTDISVSEICLGTMTWGSQNSETDAHAQMDYAVEKGVNFFDTAELYPTTPVSPETQGWTEDYIGSWFEKSGKRGDIVLATKVAGRGRDYIRGGEGADAKNIRLALEASLARLKTDYVDLYQIHWPNRGHFHFRQNWSYDPFTQDRDKAVANMLDILETLGALVKEGKIRAIGLSNETTWGIQKYLTLSEQKSLPRVASVQNEYNLLYRHFDLDLAELSHHEDVGLLAYSPLAGGILTGKYVGGARPKGSRGSINHDIGGRLQPLQEPATKAYLEIAARYGLDPAAMALAFCLSRPFMASAIIGATSMEQLKVDIGAADLTLSAEALAEIAKVHRQYPLPL, encoded by the coding sequence ATGAAGTATAATTCACTCGGCCGCACCGACATTTCCGTTTCAGAAATCTGCCTTGGCACCATGACCTGGGGTTCGCAGAACAGCGAAACCGACGCCCATGCACAGATGGATTACGCCGTCGAAAAGGGCGTCAATTTCTTCGATACCGCCGAACTCTACCCGACCACCCCGGTTTCGCCTGAAACACAGGGCTGGACCGAAGACTATATCGGCAGCTGGTTCGAAAAATCAGGCAAACGCGGGGATATCGTGCTCGCCACCAAGGTCGCCGGCCGCGGCCGCGACTATATACGCGGCGGCGAAGGCGCCGACGCAAAGAATATCCGGCTGGCGCTCGAGGCCAGCCTGGCGCGGCTGAAGACGGACTATGTCGACCTCTACCAGATCCACTGGCCGAACCGCGGCCATTTCCATTTCCGTCAGAACTGGAGCTACGATCCCTTTACCCAGGATCGCGACAAGGCCGTCGCCAATATGCTCGACATCCTGGAAACGCTCGGGGCACTGGTGAAGGAAGGCAAGATCCGGGCGATCGGCCTTTCCAACGAAACCACCTGGGGCATCCAGAAATACCTGACGCTGTCAGAACAGAAGAGCCTGCCGCGGGTCGCCAGCGTCCAGAACGAATACAACCTGCTCTACCGCCATTTCGATCTCGATCTCGCCGAGCTTTCCCATCATGAGGATGTCGGGCTGCTCGCCTATTCGCCGCTCGCCGGCGGCATCCTGACCGGCAAATATGTCGGTGGCGCCAGGCCGAAGGGCTCGCGCGGCTCGATCAACCACGATATCGGCGGCCGCCTGCAGCCGCTGCAGGAACCGGCGACCAAGGCCTATCTGGAGATCGCCGCCAGATACGGTCTCGACCCGGCGGCCATGGCGCTCGCCTTCTGCCTGTCGAGACCCTTCATGGCCTCGGCCATCATCGGCGCAACCTCGATGGAGCAGTTGAAAGTCGACATCGGCGCGGCCGACCTGACGCTTTCGGCCGAGGCACTGGCGGAGATCGCCAAGGTGCATCGGCAGTATCCACTGCCGCTGTAA
- a CDS encoding acyl carrier protein — translation MSDIAERVKKIVIDHLGVDADKVVESASFIDDLGADSLDTVELVMAFEEEFGVEIPDDAADSILTVGDAVKFIEKAQA, via the coding sequence ATGAGCGATATCGCAGAACGCGTAAAGAAAATTGTTATTGATCATCTTGGCGTCGATGCCGACAAGGTCGTCGAGAGCGCCAGCTTTATCGACGATCTGGGCGCCGACTCGCTCGACACGGTCGAACTTGTCATGGCTTTCGAAGAAGAATTCGGCGTTGAAATTCCCGACGACGCTGCCGACTCGATCCTGACGGTCGGCGATGCCGTGAAGTTTATCGAGAAGGCCCAGGCCTGA
- the fabD gene encoding ACP S-malonyltransferase, with translation MTIAFTFPGQGSQAVGMGKDLAENFAEARAVFDEVDEALGEKLSDVMFNGPEDTLTLTANAQPALMAVSIAVIRILEAKGLDLKSKVAYVAGHSLGEYSALCAAGTFSLADTARLLRIRGNAMQAAVPVGVGAMAAIIGLEHADVVAVCEEAAATGACQIANDNGGGQIVISGEKAAVEKAAGLATDKGAKRAILLPVSAPFHSKLMAPAAEAMRAALATVAKSDPVVPLIANVRAAPVTGADEIASLLVEQVTGQVRWRETVEWFAGNGVTTLYELGSGKVLTGLARRIDKTVSGISVNGPADIDATVAALMA, from the coding sequence ATGACCATTGCTTTCACTTTTCCCGGTCAGGGCAGTCAGGCCGTCGGCATGGGCAAGGACTTGGCCGAGAATTTCGCCGAAGCCCGCGCCGTTTTCGACGAGGTCGATGAGGCGCTCGGTGAAAAGCTTTCGGACGTCATGTTCAACGGTCCCGAGGATACGTTGACCCTGACGGCGAACGCCCAGCCGGCGCTGATGGCCGTCTCGATCGCCGTCATCCGCATTCTTGAGGCCAAGGGGCTGGATCTGAAGTCCAAGGTTGCCTATGTCGCCGGTCACTCGCTCGGCGAATATTCGGCCCTTTGCGCGGCGGGCACCTTTTCGCTCGCTGACACGGCTCGGCTGTTACGCATCCGCGGCAATGCCATGCAGGCGGCCGTCCCCGTCGGCGTCGGCGCCATGGCGGCGATCATCGGGCTCGAACATGCCGACGTCGTCGCCGTCTGCGAAGAGGCTGCGGCGACCGGCGCCTGCCAGATCGCCAACGACAATGGCGGCGGCCAGATCGTCATCTCGGGCGAGAAGGCGGCCGTCGAAAAGGCTGCCGGCCTTGCGACCGACAAGGGCGCCAAGCGCGCCATCCTGCTGCCGGTCTCCGCTCCCTTCCATTCCAAGCTGATGGCTCCCGCCGCCGAGGCCATGCGCGCGGCGCTGGCGACGGTCGCCAAGTCCGATCCGGTCGTGCCTCTCATCGCCAATGTCCGCGCCGCCCCGGTGACGGGTGCCGATGAGATCGCCAGCTTGCTCGTCGAGCAGGTGACAGGTCAGGTCCGCTGGCGCGAGACGGTGGAATGGTTCGCCGGCAACGGCGTCACGACGCTTTATGAACTCGGTTCCGGCAAGGTGCTGACCGGCCTTGCGCGGCGCATCGACAAGACAGTCAGCGGCATCTCCGTCAACGGTCCGGCGGATATCGACGCGACTGTTGCCGCCCTCATGGCCTGA
- a CDS encoding tetratricopeptide repeat protein gives MSIIGKGIGAVVLAIAGSALAVDPTGTTSGVATKALGIAAGLAGDIAGNEAHAAYTAFGDRYAAALFRRHPEIDRNHHIIMALRLSHLDATETILARFDEAGRNDFNDMRQVEAERVSALLWSYLKEARKFNSDGAASAEEKNILSILPTAYETALAARSGAAPDAATVRKELEDNVLRELSVEIGDTLPALLMAAFHGGTNGNDGWHDLFVRAASGRLKDNEAFKAIWNAEQLARIGAILDSVDKKIGRVLDGQTTAEREAERRHNEQMEMQARILDFVSEEKGIPVKELEPVLARLIGHSDVPRDKIARVLADAVDDLLARSRTLAIIHNDHPEIDRAINAARKKLETLDIEGALATVREAQRKQALQRRDQDKEDARLFLEEADILMPLYDHGGVVAALQQALMLDPDLIWRWDQLGDELRKTGQRLNAVAAFEAALEAAFKVGDERAIGVLYERIGDMCRAEGDAKGALQAYRNGLNIAKALAERDPSNAEWQRDLSICYDNIGNIRRAEGDAKGALQAYRNALDIAKALAERDPGNAQWQRDLSVSYDKIGDIRRTEADAKGALQAYQDSLNIRKTLAERDPGNAQWQRDLSFSYNKIGNIRQADGNAQGALQAYQDSLDIRKTLAEHDPGNAEWQRDLSISYDNIGGMRRAEGDAKGTLQAYQDSIDIAKALAERDPGNAEWQHDLSISYDRIGDMRRAEGDAKGALQAYQDSIDIRKTLIERDPDNVEWQRGMITSLVKLAECEPENASTHYAMALKIALTLSISGKLAPTEAWIPDDLAQRLEATHTSS, from the coding sequence ATGTCGATTATTGGTAAGGGGATAGGAGCCGTCGTTCTAGCGATAGCCGGCTCCGCTTTAGCGGTGGATCCGACGGGAACTACGTCCGGCGTTGCGACCAAAGCATTGGGAATCGCTGCCGGGCTTGCCGGTGATATCGCCGGCAACGAAGCTCACGCTGCCTACACCGCTTTTGGTGACCGTTACGCGGCCGCACTCTTCAGGCGCCATCCAGAGATTGACCGCAATCACCATATTATAATGGCGCTGCGACTTTCGCACCTCGACGCGACCGAAACGATCCTTGCACGTTTCGACGAAGCAGGCCGCAACGATTTCAACGATATGCGGCAGGTCGAAGCTGAGCGCGTCTCAGCGTTGCTATGGTCCTATCTGAAGGAAGCGCGGAAGTTCAACAGCGACGGTGCGGCATCCGCGGAAGAAAAAAACATTCTCAGCATCCTGCCCACAGCCTATGAAACCGCTCTCGCCGCTCGAAGCGGTGCTGCGCCTGATGCGGCCACTGTCCGCAAAGAACTGGAAGATAACGTGCTCAGGGAATTGTCCGTCGAGATCGGCGACACCTTACCCGCCCTATTAATGGCCGCTTTCCACGGTGGTACGAACGGAAATGACGGCTGGCACGATCTTTTCGTCCGGGCGGCCTCGGGAAGATTAAAGGACAACGAGGCATTCAAGGCGATATGGAATGCGGAGCAACTGGCGCGGATCGGCGCCATTCTGGATTCTGTCGATAAGAAGATAGGCCGGGTCCTCGACGGACAAACTACAGCAGAAAGAGAGGCCGAACGACGCCACAATGAGCAGATGGAGATGCAGGCGCGGATTCTCGATTTCGTGTCAGAGGAAAAGGGCATCCCTGTAAAAGAATTGGAACCTGTTCTCGCGCGGTTGATTGGTCATTCCGATGTACCCCGGGACAAGATCGCCCGGGTGCTCGCCGATGCAGTGGATGACCTTCTTGCCCGCTCCCGGACACTGGCGATCATTCACAATGATCATCCCGAAATCGATCGCGCCATTAACGCCGCACGCAAGAAGCTGGAAACCCTGGATATCGAAGGTGCACTCGCAACCGTGCGCGAAGCGCAGAGGAAGCAAGCCTTGCAACGGCGCGATCAGGACAAGGAAGATGCGAGACTTTTCCTCGAAGAAGCAGATATACTTATGCCTCTTTACGATCACGGCGGCGTAGTTGCAGCTTTACAACAAGCGCTGATGCTCGATCCCGACCTAATATGGCGATGGGATCAACTTGGCGACGAACTGCGAAAAACGGGCCAGCGTTTGAACGCGGTTGCTGCATTTGAAGCGGCCTTGGAGGCTGCGTTTAAGGTAGGAGACGAACGTGCAATTGGTGTTTTGTACGAGAGGATCGGCGACATGTGCCGGGCGGAAGGCGATGCCAAAGGGGCTCTTCAAGCCTACCGAAACGGTCTCAATATCGCAAAGGCACTTGCCGAGCGCGATCCCAGCAACGCAGAATGGCAGCGAGATCTCTCCATTTGTTATGACAATATTGGCAACATCCGCCGGGCCGAGGGCGACGCCAAGGGCGCTCTTCAAGCCTATCGGAACGCTCTCGATATCGCAAAGGCACTTGCCGAACGCGACCCCGGCAATGCCCAATGGCAGCGAGATCTTTCTGTCAGCTATGACAAGATCGGCGACATCCGTCGGACCGAAGCCGACGCCAAGGGCGCTCTGCAAGCCTATCAGGACAGCCTCAACATTCGAAAAACACTTGCCGAACGCGATCCCGGCAATGCCCAATGGCAGCGGGATCTTTCCTTCAGCTACAACAAGATCGGCAACATCCGTCAGGCCGACGGTAACGCCCAGGGCGCTCTGCAAGCCTATCAGGACAGCCTCGACATTCGAAAAACACTTGCCGAACACGATCCCGGCAACGCCGAATGGCAGCGCGATCTTTCCATCAGCTATGACAATATCGGCGGCATGCGTCGGGCCGAAGGCGACGCAAAGGGCACTCTTCAGGCCTATCAGGACAGCATCGATATCGCAAAGGCGCTTGCCGAACGCGATCCCGGTAATGCCGAATGGCAGCACGATCTTTCCATCAGCTATGACAGGATCGGCGACATGCGTCGGGCCGAAGGCGACGCCAAGGGCGCTCTTCAGGCCTATCAGGACAGCATCGACATTCGAAAAACGCTTATCGAGCGCGATCCCGACAATGTCGAATGGCAGCGCGGTATGATCACGAGCTTGGTGAAGTTAGCTGAATGCGAACCGGAGAATGCATCGACGCACTATGCAATGGCATTGAAAATAGCGCTGACTCTGAGCATCTCGGGCAAGCTTGCACCGACCGAGGCCTGGATTCCGGATGATTTGGCTCAACGATTAGAGGCAACCCACACAAGCAGCTAG
- the gmk gene encoding guanylate kinase: MNPAKSSPVQIARRGLMLVISSPSGAGKSTIARTLLEKDRQIGLSVSVTTRQRRPSEIEDVHYHFKSVREFERMRDSDALLEWAEVHGNFYGTPREPVEQAMAEGRDMLFDIDWQGAQQLQEKMSADVVSIFVLPPTMTELQSRLHRRAEDSEEVIQTRLANSRAEIAHWREYDYVIVNDDLNAAFDAVQSIVKAERLRRDRRHGMFDFVRELLEETPSL, translated from the coding sequence ATGAATCCGGCGAAATCCTCGCCCGTCCAGATCGCCCGCCGCGGTCTGATGCTTGTTATCTCGTCGCCGTCGGGCGCCGGCAAATCCACCATCGCGCGCACGCTGCTGGAGAAGGACAGGCAAATCGGGCTCTCCGTCAGCGTCACCACGCGCCAGCGCCGCCCGAGCGAAATCGAGGATGTGCATTACCACTTCAAGAGTGTGCGCGAGTTCGAGCGGATGCGCGACAGCGACGCGCTGCTCGAATGGGCCGAGGTGCATGGCAATTTCTACGGCACGCCGCGCGAGCCGGTCGAGCAGGCCATGGCCGAGGGCCGCGACATGCTCTTCGACATCGACTGGCAGGGCGCCCAGCAATTGCAGGAGAAGATGTCGGCCGACGTCGTCTCGATCTTCGTGCTGCCGCCGACCATGACCGAGCTGCAGTCGCGGCTGCACCGCCGCGCCGAGGATTCCGAGGAGGTCATCCAGACGCGCCTCGCCAACAGCCGTGCCGAGATCGCCCACTGGCGCGAATATGACTACGTCATCGTCAACGACGACCTCAACGCCGCCTTCGACGCCGTCCAGTCGATCGTCAAGGCCGAACGCCTGCGCCGCGACCGCCGCCATGGCATGTTCGATTTCGTCCGCGAGCTGCTGGAAGAGACGCCGTCGCTTTAG
- a CDS encoding YicC/YloC family endoribonuclease, whose translation MALQSMTGFARREGTSGRWRWAWELRSVNGKGLDLRLRLPPGLERMEADVRRLAGESFSRGNLQASLSVTADENRFEAVLNRQALAAVLAMREQLDGIIDPSPLKLDTLLLVRGIVEFRESEDGEEALAARDADITAGLLAALADLRAMREQEGAALTRILLDHVSTIEGLARTIAADPSRSPQEIAARLAAQVALLMDGLAALDRDRLHAEAALLATKADLREEIDRLKAHIAAARDLLVKDGPAGRRLDFLAQEFNRESNTICSKSNASAVTAAGIELKVVIDQFREQVQNLE comes from the coding sequence ATGGCTTTGCAGTCCATGACCGGTTTTGCGCGGCGCGAGGGAACGAGCGGCCGCTGGCGCTGGGCATGGGAACTGCGCTCGGTCAACGGCAAGGGCCTCGACCTGCGCCTGCGCCTGCCGCCCGGCCTCGAACGCATGGAGGCGGACGTCCGTCGCCTCGCCGGCGAAAGCTTCAGCCGCGGCAACCTGCAGGCATCGCTCTCCGTCACCGCCGACGAGAACCGCTTCGAGGCAGTGCTGAACAGGCAAGCACTTGCCGCCGTGCTTGCCATGCGCGAGCAATTGGACGGTATCATCGATCCGTCGCCGCTGAAGCTCGATACGCTGCTTCTGGTGCGCGGCATCGTGGAATTCCGCGAAAGCGAGGACGGCGAGGAGGCGCTTGCCGCCCGTGACGCCGATATCACCGCCGGCCTGTTGGCAGCACTTGCCGATCTCCGAGCCATGCGCGAACAGGAAGGGGCGGCCCTGACCCGCATTCTTCTCGACCATGTCTCGACGATCGAAGGCCTGGCGCGGACGATCGCGGCCGATCCCTCACGCTCGCCGCAGGAGATCGCCGCGCGGCTTGCCGCGCAGGTCGCCTTGCTGATGGACGGCCTGGCCGCGCTTGACCGCGACAGGCTGCATGCCGAAGCCGCACTGCTGGCGACCAAGGCGGATCTGCGCGAGGAAATCGATCGCCTGAAGGCGCATATCGCCGCAGCCCGCGATCTCCTGGTGAAAGATGGCCCTGCCGGGCGCCGGCTGGACTTCCTTGCACAGGAATTTAACCGCGAATCGAATACCATCTGTTCGAAGTCGAATGCCTCGGCAGTTACCGCCGCCGGCATCGAGCTGAAAGTCGTGATCGACCAGTTCCGCGAGCAGGTCCAGAATTTGGAGTAG
- the rpsR gene encoding 30S ribosomal protein S18, whose product MSETSSAPVRRPFHRRRKTCPFSGANAPRIDYKDVRLLQRYISERGKIVPSRITAVSQKKQRELAQAIKRARFLGLLPYVVA is encoded by the coding sequence ATGTCTGAAACTTCCTCCGCTCCGGTCCGCCGCCCGTTCCATCGCCGCCGCAAGACCTGCCCGTTCTCCGGCGCCAACGCGCCGCGGATCGACTACAAGGACGTACGTCTGCTGCAGCGCTACATTTCCGAGCGCGGCAAGATCGTTCCGTCGCGCATCACGGCCGTTTCCCAGAAGAAGCAGCGCGAACTCGCCCAGGCGATCAAGCGCGCCCGTTTCCTCGGCCTGCTGCCCTACGTCGTAGCCTGA
- the fabF gene encoding beta-ketoacyl-ACP synthase II, protein MRRVVITGTGMVSPLGCGTEVTWSRLLAGQNGARLVTEFEVDDLPAKIACRIPIGDGTDGTFNVDQWMEPKEQRKVDPFIIYGMAAAEMALADAGWHPETDEDQIATGVLIGSGIGGIEGIVEAGYTLRDKGPRRISPFFIPGRLINLVSGQVSIRHKLRGPNHSVVTACSTGAHAIGDAARLIALGDADVMVAGGTESPVSRISLAGFAACKALSTQHNDDPQKASRPYDRDRDGFVMGEGAGIVVLEELEHAKARGARIYAEIVGYGLSGDAYHITAPSEDGEGAGRCMAMALKRAGLTPADIDYINAHGTSTMADTIELGAVERLVGNAASKISMSSTKSATGHLLGAAGAIEAIFTTLAIRDNIAPPTLNLDNPERETAIDLVPHKAREREINVALSNSFGFGGTNASLVLRRYAQ, encoded by the coding sequence ATGAGACGTGTCGTCATAACAGGTACCGGCATGGTATCACCCTTGGGATGCGGAACAGAGGTGACGTGGTCGCGGCTGCTGGCCGGTCAGAACGGCGCCCGCCTCGTCACCGAATTCGAGGTCGACGACCTTCCCGCCAAGATCGCCTGCCGTATTCCCATCGGCGACGGCACCGACGGCACCTTCAATGTCGATCAGTGGATGGAGCCGAAAGAGCAGCGCAAGGTCGATCCCTTCATCATCTACGGCATGGCCGCCGCCGAGATGGCGCTTGCCGATGCCGGCTGGCATCCCGAGACCGATGAGGACCAGATCGCCACCGGCGTGCTGATCGGCTCCGGCATCGGCGGCATCGAAGGCATCGTCGAGGCGGGCTACACCCTGCGCGACAAAGGCCCGCGCCGCATCTCCCCCTTCTTCATTCCCGGCCGCCTGATCAACCTCGTCTCCGGCCAGGTCTCGATCCGCCACAAGCTGCGCGGACCCAATCATTCGGTCGTCACCGCCTGCTCGACGGGCGCGCATGCGATCGGCGATGCCGCACGGCTGATCGCGCTGGGTGACGCCGACGTCATGGTCGCCGGCGGCACGGAATCTCCCGTCAGCCGCATTTCGCTCGCCGGCTTTGCTGCCTGCAAGGCACTGTCGACCCAGCACAACGACGACCCGCAGAAGGCCTCGCGCCCCTATGACCGCGACCGTGACGGCTTCGTCATGGGCGAGGGTGCCGGCATCGTCGTGCTCGAGGAACTGGAACACGCCAAGGCGCGCGGCGCCAGGATCTATGCCGAAATCGTCGGCTACGGCCTGTCGGGCGATGCCTATCACATCACCGCGCCGTCCGAAGACGGTGAGGGCGCCGGCCGCTGCATGGCGATGGCGCTGAAGCGAGCCGGCCTGACGCCGGCCGATATCGATTACATCAACGCCCACGGCACTTCGACCATGGCCGACACGATCGAACTCGGCGCCGTCGAGCGGCTGGTCGGCAATGCGGCGTCGAAGATCTCGATGTCCTCGACCAAGTCGGCGACGGGGCACCTTCTCGGTGCCGCCGGCGCGATCGAGGCGATCTTCACCACGCTTGCCATCCGCGACAATATCGCGCCGCCGACGCTCAATCTCGACAATCCCGAACGCGAGACGGCGATCGATCTTGTCCCGCACAAGGCGCGCGAGCGGGAAATCAATGTGGCGCTGTCCAACTCGTTCGGATTCGGCGGCACGAATGCGTCGCTCGTCCTGCGCCGCTACGCGCAATAA
- the rpsF gene encoding 30S ribosomal protein S6 gives MALYEHVFLARQDISAQQVDALVEQYKGVIEANGGKVGRIENWGLKSLTYRIKKNRKAHYALMDIDAPAAAVQEMERQMRISEDVLRYMTIAVEKHEEGPSAMMQKRDRDDRPREGGRGPREGGFGDRDRGPRPPREGGFGDREDRPRRPREDRA, from the coding sequence ATGGCTCTTTATGAACATGTATTCCTTGCCCGGCAGGATATTTCCGCTCAGCAGGTCGATGCCCTCGTAGAACAGTACAAGGGTGTGATCGAAGCTAACGGCGGTAAAGTCGGGCGTATCGAGAACTGGGGCCTCAAGTCCCTCACCTACCGCATCAAGAAGAACCGCAAGGCGCACTACGCCCTGATGGACATCGATGCACCGGCTGCTGCCGTCCAGGAAATGGAACGTCAGATGCGCATCAGCGAAGACGTTCTTCGCTACATGACGATCGCCGTCGAGAAGCATGAAGAAGGTCCGTCTGCCATGATGCAGAAGCGCGACCGCGACGACCGTCCGCGTGAAGGCGGCCGTGGCCCGCGTGAAGGCGGCTTCGGCGATCGTGACCGTGGCCCCCGTCCGCCGCGTGAAGGTGGCTTCGGCGACCGCGAAGACCGTCCGCGCCGTCCGCGCGAAGACCGTGCATAA
- the mltG gene encoding endolytic transglycosylase MltG, with translation MSDTTNQSNDTPQGENGRQAQKGPIIPKSPSEALRPERVPEPPKRSKKARGQVVLFLNFIMTMAVLVCVVAVIGFYYATSTYRNPGPLQTNTNFIIRNGAGLAEIATNLERNAIISDARIFRYLTATHLSAGESLKAGEYEIKARASMSDIMELLKSGKSILYSVSFPEGLTVRQMFNRMLEDQVLEGDLPAALPEEGSLRPDTYKFSRGTKRSEIIQQMAAAQQKIVDQIWDKRDSSLPLRSKEEFVTLASIVEKETGVADERAHVASVFLNRLGKGMRLQSDPTIIYGLFGGDGKPADRPIYQSDLKRDTPYNTYVIKGLPPTPIANPGKDALEAVANPWKTQDLYFVADGTGGHVFAATLEEHNANVKRWRKLEADKGSDPNIAVDGQPEEQPADDGAAVTPPKKKKIN, from the coding sequence GTGAGCGATACGACGAACCAGAGCAACGATACCCCGCAGGGCGAGAACGGCCGGCAAGCGCAGAAGGGACCGATCATCCCGAAGTCGCCGAGCGAAGCCCTGCGTCCGGAGCGCGTTCCGGAGCCGCCGAAACGGTCCAAGAAAGCCCGCGGCCAGGTCGTTCTTTTCCTGAATTTCATCATGACGATGGCGGTGCTGGTCTGTGTCGTCGCCGTCATCGGCTTCTACTACGCCACCTCGACCTATCGGAATCCCGGTCCGCTGCAGACCAACACCAATTTCATCATCCGCAATGGCGCGGGTCTCGCCGAAATCGCCACGAACCTCGAGCGCAATGCGATCATCAGCGATGCCCGGATCTTCCGCTATCTCACGGCGACGCATCTGTCTGCCGGCGAGAGCCTGAAGGCCGGTGAGTATGAGATCAAGGCCAGGGCCTCGATGAGCGATATCATGGAGCTTCTGAAATCGGGCAAATCCATTCTCTATTCCGTTTCCTTCCCCGAGGGCCTGACGGTCCGCCAGATGTTCAACCGCATGCTGGAGGATCAGGTACTGGAAGGCGACCTGCCGGCCGCGCTGCCTGAAGAGGGCAGCCTGCGCCCGGATACCTACAAGTTCTCGCGCGGCACCAAGCGCTCGGAAATCATCCAGCAGATGGCGGCGGCACAGCAGAAAATCGTCGATCAGATTTGGGACAAGCGCGACTCCTCGCTGCCGCTGCGATCCAAGGAAGAGTTCGTCACGCTCGCCTCGATCGTCGAAAAGGAAACCGGCGTTGCCGACGAACGCGCCCATGTCGCCTCGGTTTTCCTGAACCGGCTGGGCAAAGGCATGCGCCTGCAGTCCGATCCGACGATCATCTACGGCCTCTTCGGCGGCGACGGCAAACCGGCCGACCGGCCGATCTACCAGTCGGACCTGAAGCGCGACACGCCATACAACACCTATGTCATCAAGGGGCTGCCGCCGACGCCGATCGCCAATCCGGGTAAGGATGCGCTTGAGGCCGTCGCCAATCCCTGGAAGACCCAGGACCTCTACTTCGTCGCCGACGGCACCGGTGGCCATGTTTTCGCGGCGACGCTCGAGGAGCACAATGCCAACGTCAAGCGCTGGCGCAAGCTCGAAGCCGACAAGGGCTCGGACCCGAATATCGCAGTCGACGGCCAGCCTGAGGAGCAGCCGGCCGATGACGGCGCTGCCGTCACGCCGCCGAAGAAAAAGAAGATCAACTGA
- the fabG gene encoding 3-oxoacyl-[acyl-carrier-protein] reductase — MFDLSGRKALVTGASGGIGEEIARLLHKQGAIVGLHGTRVEKLEALAADLGERVKIFPANLSDRDEVKALGQKAEAELEGVDILVNNAGITKDGLFVRMSDEDWDAVLEVNLTSTFRLTRELTHPMMRRRYGRIINITSVVGVTGNPGQANYCASKAGMIGFTKSLAQEIATRNVTVNCVAPGFIESAMTGKLNDKQKEAIMGAIPMKRMGTGGEVASAVAYLASSEAAYMTGQTLHVNGGMAMI, encoded by the coding sequence ATGTTCGATCTTTCCGGCCGCAAGGCTCTCGTCACCGGCGCATCGGGCGGTATCGGCGAGGAAATCGCCCGCCTTCTGCATAAGCAGGGCGCCATCGTCGGCCTGCATGGCACCCGCGTCGAGAAGCTGGAAGCGCTGGCGGCCGACCTCGGCGAGCGCGTCAAGATCTTTCCGGCAAACCTCTCCGACCGCGATGAAGTCAAGGCGCTCGGCCAGAAGGCCGAAGCCGAACTCGAAGGCGTCGATATCCTCGTCAACAATGCCGGCATCACCAAGGATGGCCTCTTCGTGCGCATGAGCGACGAAGATTGGGACGCCGTTCTCGAAGTGAACCTGACGTCGACTTTCCGCCTGACGCGCGAATTGACGCATCCGATGATGCGCCGCCGTTATGGCCGCATCATCAACATCACCTCCGTCGTCGGCGTCACCGGCAATCCGGGCCAGGCCAACTACTGCGCCTCCAAGGCCGGCATGATCGGCTTCACCAAGTCGCTGGCGCAGGAAATCGCCACCCGCAACGTGACGGTCAACTGCGTCGCGCCCGGCTTCATCGAAAGCGCCATGACCGGCAAGCTGAACGACAAGCAGAAGGAAGCGATCATGGGGGCGATCCCGATGAAGCGCATGGGCACGGGCGGGGAGGTCGCTTCGGCGGTCGCTTATCTTGCATCCTCCGAGGCCGCCTATATGACGGGTCAGACGCTGCACGTAAACGGCGGCATGGCGATGATCTGA